The proteins below are encoded in one region of Levilactobacillus namurensis:
- a CDS encoding IS256 family transposase, whose translation MNELTTEIIAALAQKQDLDEVFRHHLEIAINQLLQTELAEFLGYERYSYAGINTGNNRNGSYERSFDTKYGQLSLTIPRDRNGRFENHTLPAYGRHSDNLETTVIQLDTKGITTAEIAELIEKMYGAHYSKATVSNMTKAVNEQVQAFQQRRLASQYAAIFLDATYLPLKRDTVQKEAVHIAIGIRPDGTKEVLNYQVAPTESTGIWTELLGTLIKQGVKDVLLFVADGLVGLDEGLNRHFPKAKRQRCLVHVGRNLMNKVRVKDRKAVISDFKQVHRAANREAAELKLNEFANNWHQTYPKLIKDLLKMPNLLTFMDFPPAIRQSLYSTNLIENFNKHLKRTTHHKEQFPTEDSLDRFLVSQFNVYNEKSLKRIHRGFKGLQDTLEASFI comes from the coding sequence ATGAATGAACTTACCACAGAAATTATCGCTGCACTAGCCCAAAAGCAAGATTTGGACGAAGTTTTTCGTCACCACCTCGAAATTGCGATTAACCAGCTGCTTCAAACCGAATTGGCAGAGTTTTTGGGTTACGAACGCTACTCATACGCTGGGATTAACACTGGTAATAACCGCAACGGCAGTTATGAGCGCTCGTTTGATACGAAGTACGGCCAACTTAGCTTAACCATTCCTCGAGATCGCAATGGCCGGTTTGAAAATCATACCTTGCCAGCCTACGGTCGGCACAGTGATAATTTAGAAACAACGGTCATTCAGTTGGATACCAAGGGAATTACCACTGCTGAAATTGCCGAACTCATTGAGAAAATGTACGGTGCTCACTACTCCAAAGCCACGGTTTCCAACATGACTAAAGCCGTCAATGAACAGGTTCAAGCTTTCCAGCAACGGCGACTGGCTTCACAATATGCGGCCATCTTCTTAGATGCCACTTACTTGCCGTTAAAGCGGGATACCGTTCAAAAAGAAGCCGTTCATATTGCGATTGGCATTCGTCCAGATGGTACGAAAGAAGTGCTGAACTACCAAGTGGCGCCAACGGAATCGACTGGAATCTGGACTGAACTGCTGGGAACCCTGATTAAGCAAGGTGTCAAAGATGTGCTGTTGTTTGTGGCCGATGGTTTAGTTGGTTTGGATGAAGGCTTAAATCGGCATTTTCCCAAAGCTAAACGACAACGTTGCCTGGTTCATGTTGGGCGTAATTTGATGAACAAAGTTCGTGTGAAAGACCGCAAGGCCGTGATCAGTGACTTTAAACAAGTTCATCGGGCCGCCAACCGTGAAGCAGCCGAACTGAAACTGAATGAGTTCGCCAACAACTGGCATCAGACCTATCCCAAATTAATCAAAGATCTGCTTAAAATGCCGAATTTACTCACTTTCATGGACTTTCCACCAGCTATCCGGCAATCACTATACTCCACTAACCTGATTGAGAACTTTAATAAGCATCTCAAGCGCACCACCCACCACAAAGAACAATTTCCAACGGAAGATTCACTGGATCGCTTCCTGGTTTCTCAGTTTAATGTTTATAACGAGAAGTCTCTGAAGCGGATCCACCGAGGGTTCAAAGGACTACAGGACACCTTGGAAGCATCATTTATTTAA
- a CDS encoding DUF5776 domain-containing protein yields the protein MVNRHLRLLLVTAALSIGLITGLQPNFVESQSANPIVAKAAEPADGVIQDPQLARLIRETPLATGQTTFYGMDGPLNFKNTIDPTKPLTPENLENLENIYVPKDSASPQIDSLEGLQYAKNLKYISFLNQTDHMSSTNDGQITSLAPLKDLPHLQIIQLPQEAITDITPIKQLSSLKYVELSNQKGEMDGSLDHANWPNLVALTAVNNNLSGSLNSLSSAPMQDLTLTNNRVTGTIPDAEWRNMLSFVAPNNQLTGPLPKTWSRMYNFVAQNNQLTGTLPSEWGHNAIYLLSIANNRLSGPVPLAWSNIRSFNNLPIQIDTSQNQLTSSLNLAGHRYTSRNQTFDASKQWTRSGTTASLKLSDQWLGTLDAGKYVHQLDAVTHLATTYRAPLPHFTDATSQPGFYWNVTPPNVLRDDSSDNGRNVTFTGKDGRTHNLADLIKLVRDGANNYRFTIDTRQIPAGTTISFNIHFADLYRADPVAPVFASSVIKTSLTAKRDTGTPGPTNPTDNTEVQEPNRPTVLEPSESGNGLLAGERAAVYARKPIYLYRQATFKKSARIAAYVKKPRVYRPMFVVLDYARSRNGALRYRVKDVNHHSKTAGKVGYITAKTSYVRAVYYQKRHATLTVINPKGINEYRQANLTGRVKHLKQGTVLKVKKIVTHNLTTRYVLPNGHYITGNRKLVFAGRQKQPQRIQLKRATGVYRDLNFRQKRKVLPKGTVLTTTGYDFSRKTSMTQTGTKRYVVAGGYLTANRHTIKIMK from the coding sequence ATGGTTAACCGACACCTCAGACTCCTTTTGGTCACCGCAGCCCTCAGTATTGGCCTCATCACTGGTCTTCAACCTAACTTCGTGGAAAGTCAGTCCGCCAACCCGATTGTCGCTAAAGCCGCAGAACCCGCAGACGGTGTTATCCAAGACCCGCAGCTAGCACGGTTAATTCGCGAAACCCCACTGGCAACGGGACAAACCACCTTTTACGGCATGGATGGCCCACTTAACTTCAAAAATACGATTGACCCCACCAAGCCACTAACTCCCGAAAATCTAGAAAACCTAGAAAATATTTACGTTCCTAAGGATAGTGCATCACCCCAAATCGACAGCTTAGAAGGCCTGCAGTACGCTAAAAATTTAAAGTACATTTCGTTCTTGAACCAAACCGACCACATGAGCTCAACGAACGATGGGCAAATCACAAGTTTAGCACCCCTAAAGGACTTACCCCATCTGCAAATCATCCAGCTACCCCAAGAAGCCATTACGGATATCACCCCCATCAAGCAACTTTCCAGCTTGAAATACGTTGAGCTGTCTAATCAGAAAGGTGAAATGGATGGCTCCCTCGATCACGCGAATTGGCCGAACTTAGTAGCGCTCACGGCGGTCAATAACAACTTATCCGGCTCCCTTAACAGCCTATCATCCGCACCCATGCAAGACTTAACCCTCACCAATAACCGCGTTACGGGAACGATTCCGGATGCCGAGTGGCGGAACATGCTCAGTTTCGTGGCGCCCAATAACCAATTGACGGGCCCCCTGCCTAAGACCTGGTCCCGGATGTATAACTTTGTGGCGCAAAACAACCAACTCACCGGAACGCTCCCGAGTGAGTGGGGCCACAACGCGATTTATCTTTTAAGCATCGCCAACAATCGCCTCAGCGGTCCCGTGCCGCTGGCGTGGTCGAACATCCGCTCATTTAATAACCTCCCCATCCAAATCGACACGTCGCAAAACCAACTCACGTCCAGCCTCAACCTCGCTGGACACCGGTATACGTCACGGAATCAAACCTTTGACGCGTCGAAACAGTGGACCCGGTCCGGTACGACCGCTAGTCTCAAGCTATCCGACCAGTGGTTAGGGACGCTCGATGCCGGTAAATACGTCCACCAGCTGGATGCCGTCACCCACCTCGCGACGACCTACCGCGCACCCCTGCCGCACTTCACGGACGCCACTTCCCAGCCGGGATTCTATTGGAACGTCACCCCACCAAATGTGCTGCGTGACGACTCTTCCGATAATGGTCGCAACGTCACCTTTACCGGTAAAGACGGGCGGACGCATAACCTAGCGGACCTGATCAAATTGGTTCGCGATGGGGCGAATAACTACCGGTTCACGATCGATACCCGTCAAATTCCGGCGGGAACGACCATCTCCTTCAACATCCATTTCGCTGACCTCTACCGGGCCGATCCCGTCGCTCCGGTCTTCGCCTCAAGTGTCATCAAAACCAGTCTAACGGCGAAGCGGGATACCGGGACCCCCGGGCCCACCAATCCTACCGACAACACCGAAGTACAGGAGCCCAATCGTCCGACCGTCCTTGAACCTTCTGAGTCGGGGAACGGACTGCTGGCTGGTGAACGAGCGGCCGTTTACGCCCGCAAGCCCATCTACCTGTACCGCCAGGCGACCTTTAAAAAGTCCGCCAGAATTGCTGCGTACGTGAAGAAACCACGAGTCTACCGCCCAATGTTCGTGGTCTTAGACTACGCGCGAAGCCGCAACGGCGCCTTGCGGTACCGGGTCAAGGACGTCAACCATCACAGTAAAACGGCTGGAAAGGTTGGCTACATCACGGCCAAGACCAGCTACGTCCGCGCGGTGTACTACCAGAAGCGACACGCAACCCTAACCGTGATCAACCCCAAAGGCATCAACGAATACCGGCAGGCCAACTTGACGGGGCGTGTTAAGCACCTCAAGCAAGGAACTGTACTAAAGGTCAAAAAAATTGTGACGCATAACCTCACCACGCGCTACGTCTTACCTAATGGCCACTACATCACTGGTAACCGTAAGTTGGTCTTCGCGGGACGCCAAAAGCAACCCCAACGGATCCAACTTAAACGCGCAACTGGGGTGTACCGCGACCTGAACTTCCGGCAGAAAAGGAAGGTCCTTCCTAAGGGGACCGTCTTAACCACCACCGGTTATGACTTCTCCCGGAAAACCAGCATGACCCAAACCGGTACCAAGCGTTACGTGGTTGCGGGCGGTTATCTGACCGCCAATCGCCATACCATTAAAATTATGAAATAA
- a CDS encoding XRE family transcriptional regulator — MGNNTLPQQLQKFRTEHHLSQAELARKLYISRQALSKWEGGQSEPSLDKVLLLTQILGVTLDQLLLGAADQREGILELQQIHKRFEHPVLTGVDLAIHSHDRIALLGSNGAGKSTLIKIISGEITADMGIVHTHFSRQDDLEVMAQENVLIPTLKVVEQVRLVAAIKQVAIANRWEALLQQFRLLDCRQAYVANLLGGQKRRLALLLSVLRPSKLLILDEPTVGMDLDSIDLFWRLLERMQGATLVATHDFNQIDKFFTRVVLLKNGQIARDALVKTIHAKNQTIEQWYRQDDSEGVAAQ; from the coding sequence ATGGGGAATAACACCTTGCCACAGCAACTACAGAAGTTTAGAACGGAACACCATTTGTCTCAAGCCGAGCTAGCCCGTAAACTCTACATCTCACGGCAAGCCCTCTCGAAGTGGGAAGGCGGACAGTCGGAGCCTAGCTTGGATAAGGTCCTCTTACTGACCCAGATTCTGGGAGTCACGTTGGATCAGCTACTTTTGGGGGCGGCTGACCAACGGGAAGGCATTCTTGAACTGCAACAGATCCACAAACGCTTCGAACACCCAGTTCTGACGGGCGTTGACTTGGCGATTCATAGTCATGACCGGATTGCGTTACTAGGAAGTAACGGTGCGGGGAAGTCGACGTTGATTAAGATTATTTCCGGGGAAATAACCGCTGATATGGGAATAGTTCACACTCACTTTTCTCGGCAGGATGATTTAGAGGTCATGGCGCAGGAAAACGTCTTGATTCCCACGTTGAAAGTGGTTGAACAGGTACGGTTGGTGGCCGCCATCAAGCAGGTGGCGATTGCGAACCGGTGGGAAGCACTACTCCAACAGTTTAGGTTGTTGGACTGTCGGCAGGCGTACGTCGCGAACCTGTTGGGTGGGCAAAAGCGACGGTTGGCGTTGTTACTCAGCGTTTTGCGGCCGTCTAAACTCCTGATCTTGGATGAACCGACGGTGGGGATGGATTTGGATTCCATCGACTTGTTTTGGCGTTTATTAGAACGGATGCAGGGGGCGACCTTGGTGGCCACACATGATTTTAATCAAATCGATAAGTTTTTTACCCGGGTCGTGCTCTTGAAAAACGGGCAGATTGCACGCGACGCCCTGGTCAAGACGATTCACGCCAAGAACCAGACGATTGAACAGTGGTACCGACAGGACGACTCAGAAGGGGTGGCAGCACAATGA